One window of the Arvicanthis niloticus isolate mArvNil1 chromosome 23, mArvNil1.pat.X, whole genome shotgun sequence genome contains the following:
- the Pomt2 gene encoding protein O-mannosyl-transferase 2 — protein sequence MFYASGRLLAARAATTLSAPPRARGPALRGKRRELQIPWHLETPSYDSLTGQRTRPGVPPARRVIFRKGRMPPAVGGGLAGSELRPRRGRSVQQAARAVSRDVVPEAAARRLKRPAWSSRRFQAAGWWATLAVVTLLSFATRFHRLDQPAHICWDETHFGKMGSYYINRTFFFDVHPPLGKMLIGLAGYLSGYDGTFLFQKPGDRYEHHSYMGMRGFCAFLGSWLIPFAYLTVLDLSKSFPAALLTAALLTFDTGCLTLSQYILLDPILMFFIMAAMLSMVKYNSFASRPFSAPWWFWLSLTGISLAGALGVKFVGLFIIVQVGLNTISDLWQLFGDLSLSLVTVGKHLTARILCLIVLPLVLYVTTFAVHVMVLNKSGPGDGFFSSAFQARLSGNSLHNASIPEHLAYGSVITVKNLRMAIGYLHSHRHLYPEGIGARQQQVTTYLHKDYNNLWIIKKYNTNTDPLDPSFPVEFVRHGDIIRLEHKETTRNLHSHYHEAPLTRKHYQVTGYGINGTGDSNDFWRIEVVNRKFGNRIKVLRSRIRLIHLVTGCVLGSSGKILPKWGWEQLEVTCTPYLKETSNSIWNIEEHINPKLPNISLDVLQPSFPEILLESHMVMIRGNNALKPKDNEFTSKPWHWPINYQGLRFSGANDTDFRVYLLGNPVVWWLNLVSMVLYILLGSTIAITLQRGIQLPAELQGLTKVLLRGGGQLLLGWMLHYFPFFLMGRILYFHHYFPAMLFSSMLTGILWDTLLRLCAWGLAPSPLGRRIHAVGILCLLLATAYSFYLFHPLAYGMVGPLAQEPESPMAGLRWLESWDF from the exons ATGTTCTACGCCTCAGGCCGCCTCTTAGCGGCCCGGGCGGCCACCACGCTTTCCGCCCCGCCCAGAGCCCGGGGCCCGGCGCTCCGCGGCAAACGGAGGGAACTACAAATCCCATGGCACCTCGAGACGCCCTCTTATGACTCCTTGACGGGGCAGCGGACAAGACCCGGCGTGCCTCCGGCCCGGAGGGTGATCTTTAGGAAGGGGAGGATGCCGCCGGCCGTAGGCGGTGGCCTAGCGGGCTCCGAGCTGCGTCCCCGTAGAGGTCGCAGTGTGCAGCAGGCTGCCAGAGCCGTGAGCCGAGACGTGGTACCCGAGGCTGCAGCACGGAGACTTAAACGGCCTGCTTGGAGCTCGCGGCGCTTCCAGGCGGCAGGCTGGTGGGCCACGTTGGCCGTGGTGACGCTGCTGTCCTTTGCCACCCGTTTTCACCGGCTAGACCAGCCGGCGCACATCTG TTGGGATGAGACTCACTTTGGAAAAATGGGAAGTTACTATATTAACCGCACCTTTTTCTTTGATGTTCATCCACCACTGGGAAAG aTGCTGATCGGTCTTGCTGGCTACCTAAGTGGATATGATGGTACCTTTCTGTTTCAGAAGCCTGGGGACAGATACGAGCACCACAGCTACATGGGAATGAGAGGA TTCTGTGCTTTCCTGGGTTCCTGGCTGATCCCCTTTGCCTACCTCACTGTACTGGATCTATCCAAGTCCTTCCCAGCAGCACTGCTCACCGCCGCCCTTCTCACCTTTG ACACAGGATGCCTCACTCTGTCCCAGTACATCCTCCTTGACCCCATCCTGATGTTCTTCATCATGGCTGCCATGCTGAGCATGGTCAAGTACAACTCCTTCGCCAGCAG GCCTTTCTCTGCCCCCTGGTGGTTCTGGCTCAGCCTGACTGGCATTAGTCTCGCTGGTGCTTTAGGAGTCAAGTTTGTTGGGCTCTTTATCATCGTGCAAGTGGGGTTGAACACCATTTCAGACCTCTGGCAGCTGTTTGGAGACCTCAGTCTTTCACTG GTGACTGTGGGGAAGCACCTGACTGCTCGCATCCTGTGCCTCATAGTGCTGCCTTTGGTGCTCTATGTGACCACTTTTGCTGTTCATGTCATGGTGCTGAATAAAAG TGGTCCTGGTGATGGCTTCTTCAGCTCTGCCTTTCAAGCCCGGCTTTCAGGGAACAGTCTTCACAACGCTTCTATCCCTGAAC ACCTGGCATATGGCTCTGTAATCACTGTGAAGAATCTCCGGATGGCCATTGGCTACCTGCATTCTCATAGGCACCTCTACCCTGAGGGCATTGGTGCTCGCCAGCAGCAG GTTACCACTTATTTGCATAAGGACTACAACAACCTGTGGATTATCAAGAAATATAATACCAACACAG ATCCCCTAGACCCTTCATTCCCAGTGGAGTTCGTCAGACATGGAGACATCATACGACTAGAACACAAAGA AACTACTCGGAACCTGCACAGTCACTATCATGAGGCTCCCCTGACCCGGAAGCACTATCAGGTCACTGGCTATGGCATA AATGGGACAGGGGACTCAAATGACTTTTGGCGGATTGAAGTTGTAAATAGAAAATTTGGGAACCGGATCAAGGTACTGAGAAGTCGAATTCGCCTCATCCATTTGGTCACAGGTTGTGTCCTGGGATCTTCAGGAAAGATTCTACCTAAGTG GGGCTGGGAGCAGTTGGAAGTTACTTGTACTCCGTACCTAAAAGAAACCAGTAACTCCATTTGGAACATAGAAGAACATATCAATCCCAAAC TGCCAAACATCAGCCTGGACGTGCTGCAGCCCAGTTTTCCTGAGATCTTGCTGGAGTCTCATATGGTCATGATCCGG GGAAACAATGCCCTCAAACCCAAGGACAATGAGTTCACATCCAAACCCTGGCACTGGCCTATTAATTATCAG GGCCTGCGCTTCTCAGGAGCCAATGACACGGACTTCCGAGTCTATCTGCTCGGCAACCCT GTGGTCTGGTGGCTGAATCTGGTGAGCATGGTCCTCTACATCCTCTTGGGGAGCACCATTGCCATCACTCTGCAGAGAGGCATCCAGCTGCCCGCAGAGTTGCAAG GGCTGACCAAGGTGCTGCTGCGAGGAGGTGGCCAGCTGCTCCTGGGATGGATGCTCCATtacttccctttcttcctgaTGGGCCGGATCCTCTACTTCCACCACTACTTCCCAGCCATGCTCTTTTCTAGCATGTTGACAG GTATCCTATGGGATACTCTCCTGCGGCTCTGTGCCTGGGGCTTGGCCCCTTCTCCCCTGGGTAGGAGAATACATGCAGTGGGAATCCTGTGCCTGCTTCTGGCAACTGCCTACAG CTTCTACCTCTTCCACCCTCTGGCTTATGGGATGGTTGGTCCCCTAGCCCAGGAACCTGAGAGTCCAATGGCAGGACTGAGGTGGCTGGAATCATGGGACTTTTGA